A genomic region of Myxosarcina sp. GI1 contains the following coding sequences:
- a CDS encoding pentapeptide repeat-containing protein gives MSKQTTKPRHLKRLLETKKCPGCYLGDADLSGADLAGADLSGAMLVKANLDGANLQQANLSNAQLSWYDIDTGWGLSETCDVDFSASLKKANLEGANLSGANLRKVDLEQGNLSYANLKNADLHKANLKEANLIEANLEKVYSSGVDFTEANLKEANLTEADLYNVELKNANLSSANLRETYLTSSNLQGANLEHSDLSKSKISNVNFKEANLLGAKLPNYIFSEDYEKSYLSRPNLDGATMPDGTIFSGYTQ, from the coding sequence TTGAGTAAACAGACTACTAAACCTAGACATCTAAAGCGGTTGCTTGAAACTAAAAAATGTCCAGGATGTTACTTAGGCGATGCCGATTTAAGTGGTGCAGATTTAGCAGGTGCAGATTTGTCGGGAGCTATGTTAGTCAAAGCTAATTTAGATGGTGCTAACTTACAACAGGCTAATTTAAGTAATGCTCAATTGAGTTGGTACGATATTGATACTGGATGGGGATTATCAGAGACTTGCGATGTCGATTTTTCTGCTTCGCTAAAGAAAGCTAATTTAGAGGGGGCTAATTTATCAGGAGCTAACCTAAGAAAAGTCGATTTAGAACAGGGAAATCTTAGCTATGCTAATTTAAAAAATGCCGATTTACATAAAGCTAATTTAAAAGAGGCTAATCTCATAGAAGCCAACTTAGAAAAGGTTTACTCATCGGGGGTCGATTTTACAGAAGCCAATTTAAAAGAGGCTAATCTCACAGAAGCCGACTTATACAACGTTGAGTTGAAAAATGCCAATCTTAGTAGTGCCAATTTAAGAGAAACATATTTAACTTCCTCTAATCTTCAAGGGGCTAATCTAGAACACTCAGATCTAAGTAAATCTAAAATCAGTAACGTTAATTTCAAGGAAGCAAACTTGTTAGGTGCCAAACTTCCCAATTATATATTTTCAGAAGACTACGAAAAATCTTATTTGTCTCGTCCTAACTTAGATGGTGCAACTATGCCCGATGGAACGATTTTTTCTGGTTATACTCAATAA
- a CDS encoding type II toxin-antitoxin system mRNA interferase toxin, RelE/StbE family produces MKFVLLRSNAFVRNARKIIKRQPQLAQNIQNTIELLCSYPFQARLKTHKLKGELKDSYACSAGYDLRIIFKFVEYEQTQAILLESIGTHDEVY; encoded by the coding sequence GTGAAGTTTGTCTTATTACGCTCTAATGCCTTTGTTAGAAATGCTCGCAAAATTATCAAAAGACAACCTCAATTAGCTCAAAATATTCAAAATACCATAGAGCTACTCTGCTCATATCCGTTTCAAGCACGATTAAAAACTCACAAATTAAAAGGAGAGCTTAAAGATTCTTATGCTTGCAGTGCGGGCTACGATCTAAGAATTATTTTCAAATTTGTTGAATACGAACAAACACAAGCAATTCTCTTAGAATCAATTGGGACTCATGATGAAGTTTATTAG
- the rodA gene encoding rod shape-determining protein RodA has product MPAKSRSKLLYLSKYLHTVVQPWQQLDWLLLLLVIGVTIFGGLTIHSTELAEGLDRAYQHISIGAIGLVIALLLSRWRYQSLLQWHWLVYALTNASLIAVMITGVTAKGAQRWITVAGFNIQPSEFAKIGVIITLAALLHNENTSKMSAIARTLAITAVPWGLVFLQPDLGTSLVFGVIVITMLYWANTNPGWLILLVSPLISAILYHVYLPVWLIWVLVMAGIAWLSFPVKIVAFLAASALNLAAVELGNVFWGLLKDYQKARLILFLDPEKDPLGGGYHLIQSRIAIGAGQLSGRGWHHGTQTQLNFIPEQHTDFIFSAVGENLGFVGCMILLLVFWAICFRLVWIAATAKDNFGSLLAIGFLSVIAFQVIINISMTIGLAPITGIPLPWMSYGRSALLSNFIAIGLVESVAYHRVSKKKRYRLLPSGAKRS; this is encoded by the coding sequence ATGCCTGCTAAATCTCGCTCGAAATTACTTTATCTCAGCAAATATCTGCATACAGTAGTTCAGCCCTGGCAACAACTCGACTGGCTGTTGCTGCTGTTAGTAATCGGCGTAACTATATTTGGCGGCTTGACGATTCACAGTACGGAGTTAGCAGAAGGATTAGATCGCGCCTATCAACATATTTCTATCGGTGCCATTGGCTTGGTTATTGCTCTGTTACTTTCTCGCTGGCGTTATCAATCTCTATTGCAGTGGCATTGGTTAGTTTACGCTTTAACCAATGCTTCTTTAATTGCGGTAATGATAACTGGAGTAACCGCTAAAGGCGCACAACGCTGGATTACAGTTGCAGGTTTTAACATTCAACCGTCAGAGTTTGCCAAAATTGGTGTAATTATTACTCTGGCAGCCTTACTGCATAATGAAAATACTTCCAAAATGAGCGCGATCGCCCGTACTCTAGCAATTACTGCCGTTCCCTGGGGGCTGGTATTTTTGCAGCCAGACTTAGGTACTTCGTTGGTATTTGGAGTAATAGTAATCACCATGCTCTATTGGGCAAATACCAATCCAGGATGGTTGATTTTACTTGTATCTCCTTTAATTTCAGCTATTTTATATCATGTCTATCTTCCTGTCTGGTTAATTTGGGTGTTAGTTATGGCAGGCATAGCCTGGCTGAGTTTCCCCGTAAAAATAGTAGCCTTCTTGGCAGCGAGCGCGCTAAATTTGGCGGCGGTAGAGTTAGGCAATGTCTTTTGGGGACTGCTCAAAGACTATCAAAAAGCCAGATTGATTTTATTTCTCGATCCAGAGAAAGATCCTCTGGGAGGAGGCTATCATTTAATTCAATCGCGTATTGCGATTGGTGCGGGACAGTTAAGCGGTAGGGGATGGCATCATGGAACCCAAACTCAACTTAACTTTATTCCCGAACAGCATACTGACTTTATATTTTCGGCAGTAGGAGAAAATTTAGGCTTTGTTGGCTGTATGATTTTGTTGCTAGTTTTCTGGGCAATCTGCTTTCGTTTAGTTTGGATTGCGGCTACGGCAAAAGATAACTTCGGTTCTCTGCTGGCAATTGGTTTTCTTTCAGTTATTGCTTTTCAGGTAATTATTAATATCAGCATGACTATTGGACTAGCTCCAATTACTGGTATACCCCTGCCCTGGATGAGTTACGGGCGATCGGCTTTACTCTCTAACTTTATCGCGATCGGCTTGGTAGAATCTGTCGCCTATCATCGAGTTAGTAAGAAGAAACGTTACAGACTTCTGCCTTCAGGAGCGAAGCGAAGTTAA